The Acidobacteriaceae bacterium nucleotide sequence CGACCCGGTGCTGTGCTGCCGTGAGCTCGGCCTGGGCAGAAGAAACACTTGCGAGAGCTTCTTGCTTCGAGGCCTGGGCGAGATGGAGTTGGCTGAAGGCTGCCGCGTCTGTGATTGGAACTTGGAGGTTTGCAGCATCCACCTGAGCCTGCTTCGCTTCGACCACGGCCTTTGCGTGGGCCAACGCAGCTGCATAGTCACGCGGATCAAGTTCGATGAGCAGCGTACCAGCTGTCACCGTTCTGTCGTTCTCGATAGCCGGATTGACGTAGGTGACGGTGCCGGTTATGCGCGTGCTGAGTTGCGCGAAGTGTCCGTCTACCTGAGCATCGTCGGTGTCCTCAAATTGCCGTGCCCAGAGCCAATAGCCGAATGCGACCACGGCGATGATGACGAGAACCGCAATTCCCAATACTTTCTTGAAGGACTTCTTAGAGTTGCCTCCCTCATGGTCTATCGCTGCGGCCTGCGAGGAAGGAGTTGTCGTTGCTGTAACCATATCTGCCTCCAATAATGTCTAGGTAGAAGTTCAGTTCGATCCGAAGAGTTCACCGAGATGGGACTCTGCGGAGCCAAGAGCGCGTGCCAGGGCCATCTTCGCCACATTCAGCGAGAACATGCTGGCAACGTAGTTATCGTTTGCGGCTTCTTGCGCTTGTTGGGCTTGGAGAACTTCGAGATAGTTGGTAACGCCATTCTTGAAGCGATCTTCCGACTGTTCGAGCGCTTTGTTGGCGAGCTTGCGGTTGTCTAACGCGACCTTGACCGCTGAAGTTGACGCATGCACATCGAGTCGAGCTGTCCGAATGTCATAGTCCACACGCCCCTGAAGGTCGAGGTATTCGGCACGCCGTTGTATGAGGTTGGCTTCCGCTTCATGGACATCTGACCGGATGCGTCCGCTGGTGAAGATCGACACACTGATGCTGCCTTGCACGGAGTAGACCTGGTTGTAGTTCGCCGGATTTTGACCCCCGCCGCCGTAGGTGCCAGCGAAGGAGATCTCGGGAAGGCGCTCGGCATGAGCCGACCGGACGCCAAACTCTGCGGCCGAAACCTCTTGCTTCAGGCTCGCAAGATCGGAACGCGATTGCGTGGTGGTCGAAGACGCCGGCTCTGGAGTCGTAGATACGGTCGCATCATAAAGTCCGCTTGGCTTCCACTGCTGCTCCAAGGGAATGCCAGCCACACGATCTAGTGTGAGCTTGTCTTTTTCCAAGTCATTGGTCGCGTTTACGACGCGCTGCTTTGCTGTACTGAGTTCGACCCGTGCCTTCAACGCATCAATCTCCGGCGACACCTCGGACTTGAACTGATCCTCAACCTGCCGGTTGAGTTCTGCGGCAGCGGTCTCCGCAGTTTGTGCTGCGACCAAACGGGCCTGACTGGCGACGACTTGGAAATAAGCGGCGCCAACAGCGAAGGCGACCACGTCGCGCGCATCCGTCGTGCTCAGGAGTGAAGCTTGCTCAAGCTTCTTTTGCTGTTTGTATTTATCGAGCAGGCGGAAGTTGACGACGGGAGACTCTGCTTGAATCCGCGCCTCGGAGTATCCGAAGGCACCGCTGGTTGGCGGGAGGACAATGCCTGCGCTCTTCGGCAGCTTGATACCGATCTGCTGGAAGCTCAACTGCTCAAAGTCTTGCTCTGCGCGGGCGGAGATTTGAGGGAGCAATGCGGCCAGTGCGTGCTCACGCTGTGCGCGTGTGCGTGCA carries:
- a CDS encoding TolC family protein, coding for MKRHVAGLAVLAMQVIIAGPPVASAQVANQQGASPSFGSINTPRPINPATDSTNPSARATQSLNPYLGSASDGKVVNGVLTLSLADAIARGEKYNLGLIDDQQTDARTRAQREHALAALLPQISARAEQDFEQLSFQQIGIKLPKSAGIVLPPTSGAFGYSEARIQAESPVVNFRLLDKYKQQKKLEQASLLSTTDARDVVAFAVGAAYFQVVASQARLVAAQTAETAAAELNRQVEDQFKSEVSPEIDALKARVELSTAKQRVVNATNDLEKDKLTLDRVAGIPLEQQWKPSGLYDATVSTTPEPASSTTTQSRSDLASLKQEVSAAEFGVRSAHAERLPEISFAGTYGGGGQNPANYNQVYSVQGSISVSIFTSGRIRSDVHEAEANLIQRRAEYLDLQGRVDYDIRTARLDVHASTSAVKVALDNRKLANKALEQSEDRFKNGVTNYLEVLQAQQAQEAANDNYVASMFSLNVAKMALARALGSAESHLGELFGSN